In Rahnella aquatilis CIP 78.65 = ATCC 33071, one DNA window encodes the following:
- a CDS encoding peptidase domain-containing ABC transporter — translation MSRIIPEMVSQSEINECGLACIAMLADTQGVSVTLPQLRDAYPISVHGTSLDTLATILSDYAIPVYPVLFSPDEIQDLPLPAILHYGAGHYVVLAYRKGERVCVMNPAIGQQFLTFDALKKDISGYALIIDEEAEPKETKSAPDPAAPNKSFFACLSLEQTSKIKGIYFLMTLAFLVSLTLFIMPAMVGQAINDVLSAAGKEDFPYLLFLLAFVISTALALWVRSVTEQCVKRFAVLNSTAGFSRLLSNSLRFFERRAPGEVFSRFSAWETAALQKIELDNGLRTDWIIGLLAFIVMAYMSFSLALVSLAGVTLMGLVSVWAIYRDRFYAQQMQERIAEQNEYILESIHGFTTIKSAGLYEQRKSMFATYTLALFNCIQKKQIYEQVKNSIYQMAGSLEMVLFMFLALPLLKNGVISLGSFFAYSFIRQIFSSYITKIFFAVLQKNQLHIIDQRAADLFPATDVSGKAPARQAQVCEPFSFTGQLKFEDIAFRYDSAKPTLHSMTFAVEQGHTVAIVGESGAGKSTLIKIIAGLLIPDEGQISLQGNEITSHQIEKLCFLQSQEDILFNTSVLENITLFDPHYDDSQQNRISALLEGLGLTGVIGQLPGGMNARIRESHTGLSLGQRQRLLLARAMYSNRPVLVLDEPTANLDDEMASQVMMSVMAHCHEQGKTLIVVTHSKTILNQFDHVYHLDHGHLLPHDSRVIQGCVA, via the coding sequence ATGAGTCGTATTATTCCAGAGATGGTTTCACAAAGTGAAATCAATGAGTGTGGTTTAGCCTGTATTGCGATGCTGGCGGATACCCAGGGAGTCAGTGTGACTCTTCCTCAGTTGCGAGACGCTTATCCTATTTCAGTACACGGCACCTCTCTGGATACCCTGGCGACCATTTTATCAGATTACGCTATTCCGGTTTATCCCGTTTTATTTTCACCCGATGAAATTCAGGATTTACCGCTTCCTGCTATTCTTCATTATGGTGCGGGTCATTATGTTGTACTCGCTTACCGTAAAGGGGAAAGGGTGTGTGTCATGAACCCCGCAATCGGTCAGCAATTTTTAACCTTCGATGCGCTTAAAAAAGATATCAGTGGATATGCCCTGATAATAGATGAAGAGGCTGAGCCGAAAGAAACAAAATCCGCACCTGACCCTGCCGCGCCAAATAAATCATTTTTTGCCTGTCTGAGTCTGGAGCAAACGTCGAAAATAAAAGGTATTTATTTTCTGATGACGCTCGCTTTTCTTGTGTCGCTGACTTTATTTATTATGCCTGCCATGGTCGGACAGGCTATTAATGATGTCTTATCTGCGGCGGGGAAAGAAGATTTTCCTTATTTGCTTTTTCTACTCGCCTTTGTGATTTCGACAGCGCTGGCATTGTGGGTGCGTTCGGTCACGGAACAATGTGTAAAGCGCTTTGCGGTACTTAATAGTACGGCCGGATTTTCGCGGCTGCTGAGCAATTCCCTGCGTTTTTTTGAACGTCGGGCACCCGGCGAAGTCTTCAGTCGTTTTTCCGCATGGGAAACCGCCGCGTTGCAAAAGATTGAGCTGGATAACGGCCTGCGTACTGACTGGATCATCGGTCTTTTGGCGTTCATCGTCATGGCTTACATGAGTTTTTCGCTGGCGCTGGTCTCCCTGGCCGGTGTGACCCTGATGGGGCTGGTGAGCGTCTGGGCTATCTATCGTGATCGATTCTATGCCCAGCAAATGCAGGAACGTATCGCTGAACAAAACGAATACATCCTTGAGTCAATTCACGGTTTCACGACGATAAAATCCGCCGGTTTATACGAGCAGCGCAAAAGCATGTTCGCCACTTATACGCTGGCGCTGTTTAACTGTATTCAGAAAAAACAAATTTATGAGCAGGTGAAAAACAGCATTTATCAGATGGCTGGCAGCCTTGAAATGGTCCTTTTCATGTTTCTGGCGCTGCCTTTGCTGAAAAATGGGGTGATCTCTTTGGGCAGCTTTTTTGCCTACAGTTTTATCCGGCAGATTTTCTCTTCTTACATCACCAAGATTTTCTTTGCAGTATTGCAGAAGAACCAGTTGCACATCATCGACCAGCGTGCCGCCGATCTGTTCCCTGCCACTGATGTCTCCGGGAAAGCGCCTGCGCGGCAGGCACAAGTTTGCGAACCGTTTTCTTTTACCGGCCAGCTAAAATTCGAGGATATCGCTTTCCGTTATGACAGCGCGAAACCGACGCTGCACAGCATGACTTTTGCGGTTGAGCAGGGTCATACCGTGGCGATAGTCGGTGAGTCAGGTGCGGGAAAAAGCACACTCATCAAAATTATCGCCGGCTTGCTGATACCGGATGAGGGGCAGATCAGTCTTCAGGGCAATGAAATCACGTCGCATCAGATTGAAAAATTATGTTTCCTGCAAAGTCAGGAAGACATTCTGTTCAATACCAGTGTGCTTGAAAACATAACTTTATTTGATCCTCACTACGATGACAGCCAGCAAAACCGTATCAGCGCATTGCTCGAAGGGCTCGGCCTGACAGGGGTCATCGGGCAGCTTCCCGGCGGGATGAATGCCAGGATCCGGGAAAGTCATACCGGCCTTTCGCTTGGGCAGCGTCAGCGCCTGTTACTGGCCAGGGCAATGTACAGCAACCGGCCGGTATTAGTGCTCGATGAACCCACGGCAAATCTGGATGATGAAATGGCATCGCAGGTCATGATGTCCGTGATGGCACATTGTCATGAACAGGGAAAAACCCTGATTGTCGTCACACACAGTAAAACTATTCTCAACCAGTTTGACCATGTTTATCACCTCGACCACGGCCACTTGTTGCCTCATGACAGCAGGGTGATTCAGGGATGTGTCGCATGA
- a CDS encoding efflux RND transporter periplasmic adaptor subunit → MNVLRRYRVFSIASLTLCVFIAATALLIAHRTDNSATRHHIDVIGRGDIQTTVMTTGVLQPLKKISVGAQVNGQLKKLHVKQGDRVKKGQLLAEIDPVIQQNELRNAQAELHSNRAQMQSDKALLKQYQLALTRQNKMARDSAGVQSDLESAQAQYDVQREQLNMDAARVVQAEISVETAKANLGYTRIIAPIDGEVLGIITQEGQTIVSSQTAPTIMVLADMSVMRIQTRISETDILKTHPGQSVWFYVMADPTRRYESVMGAIQDAPEEALRESNESSGNTQQSTAVYYNGEFTISNEQRRLKTSMTAEAYIIIGEVKNALLVPLTAVGERSPEGRYHVQVREKDKITDRLIELGIRDNKFAEVKSGLAQGDRVVSTTSAPGDADASQ, encoded by the coding sequence ATGAACGTCCTGCGACGCTATCGCGTGTTCAGTATTGCCAGTCTGACGCTGTGTGTGTTCATCGCCGCCACCGCTTTGCTGATAGCCCACCGCACCGACAACTCTGCAACCCGTCATCACATTGATGTCATCGGGCGTGGCGATATACAAACCACGGTGATGACGACGGGTGTGCTTCAGCCTCTGAAAAAAATAAGTGTTGGCGCACAAGTGAACGGCCAGCTTAAGAAATTGCACGTAAAGCAGGGTGACAGGGTGAAGAAAGGTCAGCTGCTGGCTGAGATTGACCCTGTTATTCAGCAAAATGAATTGCGTAACGCGCAAGCCGAACTGCACAGTAACCGGGCGCAAATGCAGTCAGATAAAGCCCTGTTAAAGCAATATCAACTGGCGTTAACGCGGCAGAATAAAATGGCGCGCGACAGTGCGGGAGTGCAGAGCGATCTGGAATCCGCGCAGGCGCAATACGACGTGCAGCGTGAACAATTGAATATGGATGCTGCGCGGGTTGTACAGGCTGAGATTTCCGTCGAAACCGCCAAAGCCAATCTGGGATACACCCGAATTATCGCGCCTATTGACGGTGAGGTATTGGGCATTATCACTCAGGAAGGGCAGACCATCGTTTCCTCCCAAACTGCGCCGACCATCATGGTGCTTGCTGATATGAGCGTCATGCGGATACAAACTCGCATTTCCGAAACCGATATCCTCAAAACGCATCCGGGCCAATCTGTGTGGTTTTATGTGATGGCAGATCCGACACGACGGTATGAAAGCGTGATGGGGGCGATTCAGGATGCGCCCGAAGAAGCGCTGCGCGAATCGAATGAGAGTTCCGGCAATACTCAGCAGTCCACTGCGGTTTATTACAACGGCGAATTTACTATCAGCAATGAGCAGCGTCGACTGAAAACATCCATGACGGCAGAGGCTTATATCATTATCGGTGAGGTGAAAAATGCCCTGCTGGTGCCATTAACCGCTGTGGGTGAACGCTCCCCGGAAGGGCGCTATCACGTACAGGTGAGAGAGAAAGATAAAATCACTGACCGGCTGATTGAGCTTGGGATCAGGGATAACAAATTTGCAGAAGTGAAATCAGGTCTGGCGCAAGGCGATCGGGTGGTAAGTACAACCTCTGCTCCGGGAGACGCAGATGCCAGCCAGTGA
- a CDS encoding ABC transporter permease: protein MPASEPLILLHHVSRVFSSGDQQVSVLDDVSLSVQAGEMLAIVGPSGSGKSTLMNILGGLDIPDSGEVRIAGIDTLNASHEQLAALRSSNIGFIFQRYHLMPYLTAAENVAVPAQYTAMPENVQEQRAAYLLEHLGLKERMQHKPSQLSGGQQQRVSIARALMNGAPIILADEPTGALDAQSGQEMMAILHGLHQSGHTIILVTHDRNVASQAERIIEISDGKIIADTPNPSVHQASVPVVLLPAVNTGRSSWRQSLHDAIKMAWRALNGHRVRALLSMLGIIIGVTSVITSMAVGEGAKLKIIRDISALGTSTVAVRPGLGWDNPRPDLSDSLTLGDVSTLSELPFAVHVSPVFTRNLEAQVGGRQMFFNLTGVSSDYFAVHDLALKEGRKLNEHDVDAREPVLLIDSASAETLFHEDKNPLGETIYLNNVPLRVVGITAPKGLKNMGGGLNAWMAYTTLQERLTGRMPVGAIEIQVAKGMTLKEAQRRIEYVLEKSHGRRDFFIETDDMMLETLQKTSDSLTLLIATIAGISLVVGGVGVMNIMLVSVAERMHEIGIRLAVGARAVDIMRQFLIESVVVCLFGCVVGVIVTFVAGTLFSVLTNRFEMVFTPLPIFYSCCFSALIGLGFGFFPARFAARMKPTEALARE, encoded by the coding sequence ATGCCAGCCAGTGAGCCTCTGATTTTATTACACCATGTCTCGCGTGTTTTCAGTTCGGGAGATCAGCAGGTTTCGGTGCTTGACGACGTTTCGCTGTCAGTTCAGGCAGGTGAGATGCTCGCGATTGTCGGGCCTTCTGGCTCGGGAAAATCCACCCTGATGAATATCTTAGGCGGGCTTGATATCCCGGACAGCGGCGAGGTCCGCATTGCCGGAATTGATACCCTCAACGCCTCTCATGAGCAGCTTGCCGCTTTGCGAAGCAGCAATATTGGTTTTATTTTCCAGCGTTATCACCTTATGCCTTATCTGACCGCGGCGGAAAACGTTGCCGTACCGGCTCAGTACACCGCAATGCCGGAAAACGTTCAGGAGCAGCGTGCTGCCTACCTGTTGGAACATCTGGGGCTGAAGGAGAGAATGCAGCATAAGCCCTCCCAGCTTTCCGGCGGTCAGCAGCAACGGGTCAGTATCGCCCGCGCCCTGATGAACGGGGCGCCAATTATTCTTGCTGATGAACCGACCGGTGCGCTGGATGCGCAGAGCGGTCAGGAAATGATGGCGATTTTGCACGGACTTCATCAGTCCGGACATACCATTATTCTGGTGACGCATGACCGCAACGTTGCCTCTCAGGCAGAGCGAATCATTGAAATCAGTGACGGCAAAATCATTGCGGATACGCCTAATCCCAGCGTTCACCAGGCCAGCGTGCCGGTGGTATTGCTTCCAGCGGTCAATACGGGGCGTTCTTCATGGCGGCAAAGTCTTCATGATGCGATAAAAATGGCCTGGCGGGCGCTGAACGGGCACCGGGTCAGGGCATTGCTTTCTATGCTGGGGATCATTATTGGCGTGACGTCAGTGATTACTTCGATGGCGGTCGGTGAAGGCGCTAAGCTGAAAATAATTCGTGATATCAGCGCATTAGGCACCAGTACTGTGGCGGTTCGTCCCGGTCTTGGCTGGGACAATCCGCGGCCTGATCTCAGTGACTCCCTGACGCTCGGGGACGTCAGCACGCTGTCTGAGCTGCCTTTCGCTGTTCATGTTTCACCTGTTTTCACCCGTAACCTGGAGGCTCAGGTCGGCGGACGGCAAATGTTTTTTAATCTCACGGGGGTGAGCTCAGATTATTTTGCTGTGCACGATCTGGCCTTAAAAGAGGGGCGCAAACTCAACGAACACGATGTGGATGCCAGAGAGCCGGTTTTGCTGATTGACTCAGCCTCCGCTGAGACATTGTTTCATGAAGATAAAAATCCTTTAGGGGAAACAATTTATCTCAACAATGTGCCGTTGCGTGTTGTGGGGATTACGGCACCCAAAGGTTTAAAGAACATGGGTGGAGGCCTGAACGCCTGGATGGCTTATACGACGTTACAGGAACGTTTGACCGGACGTATGCCAGTCGGCGCGATTGAAATCCAGGTCGCGAAAGGTATGACGTTGAAAGAAGCACAGCGGCGTATTGAATATGTGCTCGAAAAATCCCACGGTCGGCGTGATTTCTTCATTGAAACCGACGATATGATGCTGGAAACCCTGCAGAAAACTTCCGACTCTTTGACATTGCTGATTGCCACGATTGCGGGTATTTCACTGGTTGTCGGCGGCGTGGGTGTCATGAACATCATGCTGGTTTCGGTAGCCGAACGTATGCATGAAATAGGCATCCGGCTGGCTGTCGGTGCCCGCGCGGTGGATATCATGCGCCAGTTTCTGATTGAGTCGGTGGTGGTCTGCCTGTTTGGCTGTGTGGTGGGGGTGATTGTCACGTTTGTCGCAGGAACACTCTTCTCTGTGCTGACAAATCGATTCGAAATGGTGTTTACGCCGTTACCGATATTTTACTCCTGCTGTTTCTCGGCCCTGATTGGTCTGGGTTTTGGATTCTTTCCGGCCCGTTTCGCCGCCCGGATGAAACCGACGGAGGCGCTGGCCAGAGAATGA
- a CDS encoding efflux transporter outer membrane subunit produces MKILFTAILACCLAGCGAFLKTPYQQPELNLPQDWQNKQTGTAWLTHTPQWWRVFNDPQFSQMISDVLIHNDDLAIAGYRLRQAALDAGLSNTNLTPDVSAGGEASNSKNTRRNTAAHENYNASVTTSYELDLWGKLARTREQAQWQMNATALDRQNTALMLIGTTGQYYWQIAALNEQIGNTEKSIQLAMETERITRSGYEAGAINQLDVLQARQSVIDQTNSLRELNQQREEARNALAILFGRAPSARAPEKMFLDPRQTIGLTPDLPLSVISRRPDVQSAEWKLRASLAASDVARLNFYPSLSLGATLGAGSAVFSEWFSNPARTLSSGLTLPFVQWNTVQLTVERSELDVRQAAATFRQSVYSALSDVENTTSQRNTYQAQREDLLVSLGLGEQRLRLAKSQYLAGAVSLQTWLDAQSSLLSAENQLADAQARYLNATLQLWLALGGEVNLDEIIASAHVNTPPGKENKRNG; encoded by the coding sequence ATGAAAATACTCTTTACAGCGATACTGGCATGTTGTCTGGCCGGATGCGGGGCTTTTCTCAAAACACCTTATCAGCAACCTGAGTTGAATTTGCCGCAAGACTGGCAGAACAAACAAACGGGCACGGCCTGGCTTACCCATACCCCGCAATGGTGGCGTGTTTTTAATGATCCACAGTTTTCTCAGATGATCAGCGATGTGCTAATCCACAATGATGATCTGGCTATCGCCGGTTACCGGTTGCGTCAGGCTGCGCTGGATGCGGGGCTGAGCAACACGAATCTGACGCCTGATGTCAGTGCCGGGGGAGAGGCCAGCAACAGTAAAAACACCCGGCGCAATACCGCCGCCCATGAAAATTATAATGCTTCTGTCACAACGAGTTATGAGCTGGATCTGTGGGGCAAGCTGGCGCGGACGCGTGAACAGGCGCAATGGCAGATGAATGCCACCGCCCTTGACCGGCAAAATACAGCGTTAATGCTGATCGGGACAACGGGCCAGTATTACTGGCAAATCGCCGCGCTTAACGAACAAATCGGCAATACCGAAAAAAGTATTCAACTGGCAATGGAAACCGAAAGGATAACCCGTTCCGGCTATGAGGCGGGGGCGATCAATCAGCTGGATGTGCTGCAGGCGCGGCAGTCAGTGATTGATCAAACCAATAGCTTGCGTGAGCTGAACCAACAAAGAGAAGAAGCGCGTAATGCGCTGGCGATTCTTTTCGGCCGTGCGCCGTCAGCACGTGCGCCGGAGAAAATGTTTCTCGATCCCCGGCAGACCATCGGGCTGACACCTGATTTGCCTTTATCGGTCATCAGCCGCAGGCCGGATGTGCAGTCGGCTGAATGGAAACTCCGGGCTTCACTGGCGGCGTCCGATGTGGCGAGGCTGAATTTTTATCCTTCCTTGTCATTAGGTGCCACGTTGGGAGCAGGCAGTGCGGTGTTCAGCGAGTGGTTTTCCAATCCGGCACGGACGCTGAGCAGCGGCCTGACGTTACCTTTTGTGCAATGGAATACGGTACAACTGACCGTAGAACGCTCAGAACTGGATGTCAGACAGGCGGCGGCTACCTTCCGTCAGTCGGTCTACAGCGCATTGTCTGACGTTGAAAATACAACCTCACAAAGAAACACTTATCAGGCTCAGCGTGAAGATCTTCTGGTTTCTCTTGGGCTGGGTGAGCAACGGCTGCGTTTAGCCAAAAGTCAGTATCTGGCCGGGGCGGTTTCCCTGCAAACCTGGCTGGATGCGCAAAGCAGCCTGCTGAGTGCTGAAAATCAGCTGGCGGATGCCCAGGCCCGATATCTCAATGCAACGTTGCAACTGTGGCTGGCGCTCGGCGGGGAAGTCAACCTCGATGAAATTATCGCCAGTGCCCATGTTAATACCCCTCCAGGGAAGGAAAATAAGCGTAATGGATAA
- a CDS encoding beta-ketoacyl-[acyl-carrier-protein] synthase family protein, protein MDKSHSLKRVVVTGYGAITPLGMNAHQSWDAIMAYETGYRYIDRRSGGIKSRFFGLIEGELNLKFLPAGIRRRLPRFAHLALIAAREAMEMAFGDTSLTQYHAELDRGAIIGTGWGGLDETVSNHDKYRASGLGSTFGCFYSMPSIATAACSQHWMLRGYQNTPSAACATGTIAIGDAFNAIQTGRATMMLAGGAESLRTDTAVWNIDVLSALTREEQDITKASCPFSLERNGFVLSEGAAVLCLEDREIALARGATILGEITGYGNFSDAVDFTAPAEDKLARVNTIQAALSQAGLSAGELDYINAHGTSTQLNDRNETESVKLALGEKAYDIPVSSTKGYSGHLIAAAGSFESIVCLQALEHQIMPATHHLRLADPACDLDFIREGHRPASLQNTLNLSFGFGGANAALVISRGE, encoded by the coding sequence ATGGATAAGTCACATTCTTTAAAAAGAGTCGTCGTCACAGGCTACGGCGCCATCACTCCGTTGGGAATGAATGCGCATCAGAGCTGGGATGCCATCATGGCGTATGAAACAGGTTACCGGTATATCGACAGGCGTTCCGGGGGGATCAAATCCCGCTTCTTTGGCCTGATAGAGGGCGAACTTAACCTGAAATTTCTACCAGCCGGTATCCGCCGCCGGTTACCACGCTTTGCGCATTTAGCGCTTATTGCGGCACGTGAGGCGATGGAGATGGCTTTCGGCGATACGTCGCTGACGCAATATCATGCCGAACTTGATCGCGGCGCCATTATCGGCACAGGCTGGGGTGGGCTGGATGAAACGGTCAGTAATCACGATAAATATCGGGCAAGCGGCCTGGGGTCAACCTTCGGATGTTTTTACTCTATGCCCAGCATTGCCACTGCAGCTTGCAGCCAGCACTGGATGCTGAGGGGCTATCAGAATACGCCTTCTGCCGCTTGTGCAACCGGTACGATCGCCATAGGTGATGCTTTCAATGCTATCCAAACCGGGCGCGCAACCATGATGCTGGCGGGCGGTGCAGAATCATTACGTACCGACACGGCGGTCTGGAATATCGATGTCCTGAGCGCCCTGACCCGCGAAGAGCAGGACATCACCAAAGCCAGTTGCCCGTTCAGCCTTGAACGTAACGGCTTTGTGTTGTCCGAAGGCGCGGCGGTGTTATGCCTGGAAGACCGGGAGATCGCACTGGCGCGTGGCGCGACCATTTTGGGTGAGATCACCGGCTACGGTAATTTCTCTGATGCCGTCGATTTTACAGCACCGGCTGAAGACAAACTGGCTCGGGTCAATACCATTCAGGCTGCACTGAGTCAGGCGGGATTAAGCGCCGGTGAGCTTGACTACATCAATGCGCACGGGACTTCCACTCAGCTCAATGACCGCAATGAAACGGAATCTGTGAAGCTCGCGCTGGGTGAAAAAGCGTATGACATCCCGGTTTCCAGTACCAAGGGTTACAGCGGCCATCTCATTGCCGCAGCAGGAAGTTTCGAAAGCATTGTCTGCCTGCAGGCGCTTGAGCATCAGATTATGCCTGCCACTCATCATTTGAGACTGGCCGATCCTGCCTGCGATCTGGATTTCATTCGCGAAGGACACCGGCCTGCATCCCTGCAAAACACCCTCAATCTGAGCTTTGGTTTTGGCGGAGCCAATGCTGCATTAGTGATCAGCAGGGGGGAGTGA